The following coding sequences lie in one Arachis stenosperma cultivar V10309 chromosome 5, arast.V10309.gnm1.PFL2, whole genome shotgun sequence genomic window:
- the LOC130983306 gene encoding protein RDM1-like codes for MKRSFPWDEPGQNPDSSSNNIPLPNPSIDLTSQDILIRRAEMYQEYMKQIPIPSQRGSVIPFNSWMGLGKSIKQLYGQPLHYLTNVILKQWDQLRLNSKDEYKPLDNLIHPTKAEATIWLMEEVHRQTSSHFQIAELWKLDPMYNCSVDAIFPTSENVL; via the exons ATGAAGAGGAGTTTTCCATGGGATGAGCCTGGTCAGAATCCTGATTCTTCTTCCAACAACATTCCTCTCCCAAATCCCTCCATTGACCTCACCTCCCAAG ATATACTCATTAGACGGGCAGAAATGTATCAGGAGTACATGAAGCAGATACCAATACCAAGTCAACGAGGCTCTGTCATCCCGTTTAATTCATGGATGGGATTAGGCAAATCAATAAAGCAACTCTATGGGCAGCCTCTCCATTACCTCACAAATGTTATCCTTAAGCAATGGGATCAGTTGAGACTTAACAGCAAGGATGAATACAAACCCTTAGACAACTTGATTCATCCAACCAAAGCCGAAGCCACCATTTGGCTCATGGAAGAAGTCCATCGACAGACGTCATCGCATTTTCAGATTGCCGAACTTTGGAAGCTGGATCCAATGTACAATTGTTCTGTTGATGCCATTTTTCCGACTTCAGAGAATGTATTGTGA